In Cryptomeria japonica chromosome 10, Sugi_1.0, whole genome shotgun sequence, a genomic segment contains:
- the LOC131035502 gene encoding bifunctional levopimaradiene synthase, chloroplastic, giving the protein MALIVSSSLGLSHTTQYFQWRTSYNTKTRLVHSNKRRLLSIRAKIDVTSSGFEDELQIRYGDINHKAFVNPIAAPSTPPSCKPKAFPSTMWGRDFICSVATRNAEAVDETMGNEDKRIEVLVREIKEKFNSMEDGEISPSAYDTAWLARVPAIDGSHHPQFPQTINWIIDNQLRDGSWGQENGFLVSDRILNTLACVISLTIWNAGKIHVQRGLDFIRRHAKGMMEEMPANGTSKVFEMVIHALLNESKSLGLDVDQDYFKQISERREANMKTISVERLHLVPTSVLYYLEGVQDVVDWKVILNLQSKDGSFLGSPSSTACVFLHTGDKKCLEFMTTLLSKFKDHAPCVYPVDICERLRAVDNVERLGIDRYFQTEIKQALDYVFRYWDKRGVGFGRESLVPDIDCTATGLRLLRLHGYNVSPDVLENIKGDELYGGGPSDMISLYKCSQISFPEETLMREASFMAKAYLSEWIQSNSFSRELAVRKDLREEIEHALNCPWYANFPRLMVRYHIEHFSSNQLWMEKTLYQMRNLRDERYLELAKLDFNRAQALHQMEIEEITGWYKKCGFSALTFSRHRQVEIHFSAAVVMFEPEYSACRIAYTKAASLLIFLDDLFDAHVSFDQVKLFTEAVKRWDLSLLDHFTTDMKICYLGLYNTVNELGQQALKAQGRDVLPYLRSVWEDLLSSTYKEAEWAHAKCVPPLKEYVENAKVSIGLAAIILNCIFFTGEPLPDELLCQLDF; this is encoded by the exons ATGGCCCTGATTGTATCTTCTTCCTTGGGACTATCCCATACCACTCAGTATTTCCAATGGCGAACATCATATAATACTAAAACACGCCTCGTTCATTCCAACAAAAGAAGATTACTCTCCATTAGGGCTAAAATAG ATGTTACAAGCTCTGGTTTCGAAGACGAATTACAAATTCGCTATGGAGATATCAATCACAAAGCATTTG TGAATCCTATTGCAGCTCCATCGACCCCCCCGAGCTGCAAGCCAAAGGCATTTCCTTCAACTATGTGGGGAAGGGATTTTATCTGTTCAGTTGCAACGAGAAACGCC GAAGCCGTGGATGAAACAATGGGTAACGAAGACAAACGCATAGAGGTGTTGGTCCGTGAGATTAAGGAGAAGTTTAATTCTATGGAGGACGGTGAGATAAGTCCGAGTGCATATGATACTGCTTGGCTGGCAAGAGTGCCCGCCATTGATGGCTCCCACCATCCCCAATTTCCCCAAACCATTAACTGGATAATTGATAACCAGTTAAGGGATGGTTCGTGGGGGCAGGAAAACGGATTCCTTGTGAGCGATAGAATCCTTAATACTCTCGCCTGTGTCATCTCACTTACCATCTGGAACGCTGGCAAGATTCATGTGCAGAGAG GCCTTGACTTCATCAGAAGACATGCAAAAGGAATGATGGAGGAGATGCCAGCCAACGGAACGTCTAAAGTGTTTGAGATGGTCATTCATGCATTGCTCAACGAATCCAAAAGCCTTGGCCTCGATGTGGACCAGGACTATTTCAAGCAAATCAGTGAAAGGAGGGAGGCGAACATGAAAAC GATTTCTGTAGAACGCCTCCATCTCGTTCCCACCAGCGTTTTGTACTATTTAGAGGGCGTACAAGATGTAGTGGATTGGAAAGTCATACTTAACCTGCAATCCAAGGATGGGTCTTTCCTTGGCTCGCCATCATCTACAGCTTGCGTCTTTCTGCATactggagacaagaaatgcctagAATTCATGACCACCCTTCTTTCTAAGTTCAAAGACCATG CTCCATGCGTGTATCCAGTGGATATTTGTGAACGTCTGAGGGCCGTTGATAATGTTGAACGTTTAGGGATTGATCGCTATTTCCAAACGGAGATCAAACAAGCCTTGGATTATGTCTTCAG GTATTGGGATAAAAGAGGCGTTGGGTTTGGAAGGGAGAGTCTGGTTCCTGACATTGATTGCACCGCCACTGGCCTCAGACTTTTGAGACTCCATGGCTACAATGTCTCACCAG ATGTTCTGGAAAATATAAAAGGCGACGAACTTTACGGTGGGGGACCTTCCGATATGATAAGCCTGTACAAATGTTCACAGATCAGCTTTCCAGAAGAAACATTAATGAGAGAAGCGAGTTTCATGGCCAAGGCTTACCTATCCGAATGGATACAAAGCAACAGCTTTTCTCGTGAGCTGGCTGTCAGGAAAGACCTTCGTGAAGAG ATAGAACATGCTCTGAACTGTCCGTGGTACGCGAATTTCCCAAGATTGATGGTCAGATATCACATTGAACACTTTTCATCTAACCAGCTGTGGATGGAGAAGACACTGTATCA AATGCGCAATTTGAGAGACGAGAGATATTTAGAACTCGCCAAACTGGATTTCAACAGAGCACAGGCTTTACACCAAATGGAAATTGAAGAAATTACCGG ATGGTATAAGAAGTGCGGTTTCTCGGCGCTCACATTCAGTCGTCATAGACAAGTGGAAATACACTTCAGCGCTGCAGTGGTGATGTTTGAACCAGAATACTCTGCTTGTAGAATTGCCTACACAAAAGCTGCCTCCCTCCTGATATTTCTAGATGATCTCTTTGATGCCCACGTATCTTTTGACCAAGTAAAGCTATTTACTGAAGCTGTGAAAAG ATGGGATTTATCTCTTTTAGACCACTTTACGACCGACATGAAAATCTGCTACCTGGGTCTGTATAATACTGTAAACGAATTGGGGCAACAAGCACTCAAGGCTCAAGGACGGGACGTGCTTCCCTACCTTCGCTCAGTT TGGGAGGACCTGTTGTCATCTACATATAAAGAAGCCGAATGGGCACATGCAAAGTGTGTGCCGCCATTAAAGGAGTATGTGGAGAATGCAAAAGTGTCAATTGGGTTGGCAGCAATCATCCTCAACTGCATATTTTTCACAGGAGAGCCTCTTCCTGATGAACTTCTTTGTCAACTTGATTTTTGA